Proteins encoded together in one Aminipila butyrica window:
- a CDS encoding iron-containing alcohol dehydrogenase, with protein MMNFEFSMPTEIIFGREATLKIGQLAEKYGKKVLIHYGSKRIEENGILDQITALLAERQLESIKLGGVRCNPQVELAQKGVRLCKKEGVQLILAIGGGSVIDSAKAIAMGACSEAPVWDLYKNAVKVDRALPIGAVVTIPASASECNGMSVLSNDQTGEKRALYCRYTLPRFAILNPEYTLSLPRYNTAVAAVDIFSHAFERYVDLRRGSFLWDGLCESLMRTVVELASKLMANPTDYNLRSELMWTAAMAHNNMLGPGGDFACHGLAHPLTGEYGLAHGAALAIILPAWCRYVNPRHPEKFQAFAQGVWGVGSGEDAVACLVDFIENLGLAVDLKTVGIHRRDSKKEAKRLAAMACPTGNSVLGGGLELVDRESAEAIYDLAFEGPIAGMKRS; from the coding sequence ATGATGAACTTTGAGTTTTCGATGCCTACAGAAATCATATTTGGACGAGAAGCAACTTTGAAAATAGGTCAGTTGGCAGAAAAATACGGAAAGAAGGTGCTAATTCACTATGGAAGCAAGCGAATTGAAGAGAATGGTATCTTAGATCAGATTACCGCTTTGTTGGCAGAGCGGCAGCTGGAGTCTATAAAGCTGGGCGGCGTCCGTTGCAATCCTCAGGTTGAATTGGCTCAGAAAGGGGTAAGGCTCTGCAAAAAAGAAGGGGTGCAGCTGATTTTGGCCATCGGCGGAGGAAGTGTCATAGACTCGGCAAAGGCCATTGCTATGGGAGCTTGCTCGGAGGCACCTGTCTGGGATTTATATAAAAATGCGGTAAAAGTAGACCGGGCCCTACCGATCGGTGCCGTGGTAACCATACCCGCTTCTGCCAGTGAGTGCAATGGTATGTCGGTGTTGTCTAATGACCAGACAGGAGAAAAGCGGGCCTTGTATTGTCGTTATACCCTGCCCCGGTTTGCTATTCTCAATCCTGAGTACACCCTCAGTCTGCCGCGCTATAACACGGCGGTGGCGGCCGTGGATATTTTTTCCCATGCTTTTGAGCGGTATGTGGATTTGCGCCGGGGCAGCTTCCTCTGGGACGGTCTATGCGAATCGCTGATGCGTACGGTGGTGGAGTTGGCGTCTAAGCTGATGGCAAATCCAACAGACTACAACTTGCGAAGTGAGCTTATGTGGACGGCAGCTATGGCTCACAACAACATGCTGGGGCCGGGAGGAGACTTTGCCTGTCATGGGTTGGCTCATCCGCTGACGGGGGAGTACGGACTGGCTCATGGCGCTGCTTTAGCGATTATTCTGCCAGCCTGGTGCAGATATGTGAATCCCCGCCACCCAGAAAAATTTCAGGCCTTTGCACAGGGCGTCTGGGGAGTCGGCAGCGGGGAGGATGCGGTGGCTTGCCTTGTTGATTTTATAGAAAATTTGGGCTTGGCAGTAGATTTAAAAACCGTAGGTATCCATAGGCGAGACTCCAAGAAAGAAGCAAAACGGCTGGCGGCGATGGCTTGTCCGACGGGGAACTCGGTATTGGGAGGCGGCCTAGAACTTGTTGATCGAGAGTCTGCGGAGGCTATCTATGACTTGGCTTTTGAAGGGCCCATTGCGGGAATGAAAAGATCTTAA
- a CDS encoding DUF362 domain-containing protein: MAKSIVAIAKDPSIDVMVDQVLRDLGGAETLIKKNSTVILKPNAGHLGAPGTSINTNHEMLRSVIKAVKKAGAKRVIVGEAAAIGCDTMACFESAGHAQVAREEGAELYDIKSDKDLVKVQIRDAHSDITHVMLPKLLLEAEHIINLPVFKSHASMVFSCALKNIKGVVQDKVHYEMHKTNLAMAMMDIWSVVKADLTIADLIYPAEGFGPHSAVPLDFGCVVASKDPVALDATACRMVGLDIDLVDYFEAARQRGLGTSDPDSIIVKGKSIEEVYKKMWLPYLEKFDTWPEYNIMHENSCSSCQSLVAFTMEKLKALGEYDKNQDAVIVLGAKKSIPEDIPPEKLILCGNCTAKYRGRGVAVHGCPPSEPHIAWAIIDRMDQTEIGPGFRERMAAEEPIWNAYIDKIVAEKRQNDKVTE, from the coding sequence ATGGCAAAATCAATTGTAGCGATAGCAAAAGATCCAAGTATAGATGTCATGGTAGACCAGGTGCTGAGGGACCTGGGCGGGGCAGAGACTCTAATTAAAAAGAATTCCACGGTTATTCTTAAGCCTAACGCCGGGCACCTTGGCGCGCCGGGGACCAGCATCAATACCAACCATGAAATGCTCCGCTCCGTCATTAAGGCGGTAAAGAAGGCGGGCGCTAAGAGAGTCATCGTCGGTGAGGCTGCGGCCATCGGCTGTGATACCATGGCTTGCTTTGAGTCGGCGGGACATGCGCAGGTAGCTAGAGAGGAAGGGGCAGAGCTGTATGACATCAAATCAGATAAGGACTTGGTAAAGGTCCAGATTCGAGATGCTCATTCTGATATTACCCATGTCATGCTGCCAAAGCTGTTGTTGGAGGCGGAGCACATTATTAACCTTCCGGTATTCAAATCCCACGCCAGTATGGTATTCAGCTGCGCTTTAAAAAACATTAAGGGCGTGGTTCAGGATAAGGTTCACTACGAAATGCATAAGACAAATCTGGCCATGGCTATGATGGATATTTGGTCTGTGGTCAAGGCGGACCTAACCATTGCGGATTTGATTTATCCAGCAGAGGGGTTTGGCCCGCATTCTGCAGTGCCTCTAGACTTTGGCTGCGTAGTAGCCAGCAAAGATCCGGTGGCCTTGGATGCCACGGCCTGTAGAATGGTAGGCTTGGATATCGATTTAGTGGATTACTTCGAGGCAGCTCGTCAGCGAGGACTGGGAACCAGCGATCCAGACAGCATTATCGTTAAAGGTAAGTCCATCGAAGAAGTTTACAAGAAAATGTGGCTGCCGTACCTTGAAAAGTTTGATACTTGGCCGGAATATAATATTATGCACGAAAATTCTTGCTCTAGCTGTCAGTCTCTGGTAGCCTTTACTATGGAAAAACTAAAGGCTTTAGGAGAATATGACAAAAATCAAGACGCCGTTATTGTGCTAGGCGCAAAGAAATCTATTCCAGAAGACATACCTCCTGAAAAATTAATTCTTTGTGGTAATTGTACAGCTAAATATAGAGGCCGGGGCGTAGCTGTCCACGGATGTCCGCCCTCAGAGCCCCACATTGCTTGGGCTATTATTGACCGCATGGATCAGACAGAGATTGGACCGGGATTCCGAGAAAGAATGGCAGCGGAAGAACCGATTTGGAACGCGTATATTGATAAGATTGTAGCAGAAAAGCGACAGAACGATAAGGTAACCGAATAA
- a CDS encoding MFS transporter produces the protein MSAKKRLSSDNTNLRFGKHGWGIIFYCMIMFFLLIGFSIDGLNIVAPAFAEEHGLEYADVLSMATYAGFVGLFAYYIIGRINVKIGARYTSGICLIGAGLSYMFYGHAQSLLQYGIGLALVVSFINGAAYIAGGSLVVQWFPRKKGLANGLTTMGHHMGSAFYVPMIAYLIGSVGFAKGTTMAAFIALGLGVIGLIFIRNTPQERGIYPDNVSKEIYEAEYFTETVDETSIWTVPKLLKTKELWLVAMVVGINQLVTTGVMSQLVVRNVGLGLSQNTAIALMTVCAVIGFAGGYAFGWIDQKLGVKKAILIFLAWYCVALAMNITENMTAVYISVFMMGFSIGGAANFITSLPVSVFGRHGFAKVHSVYFPIMSAILFSNYTINAQALRLTGSLRGSYTVFLGLLLFNMILISIIDTKKYNRDYKKEDELLSK, from the coding sequence ATGAGTGCAAAAAAACGCTTGTCTAGCGATAACACCAACTTAAGATTTGGCAAACATGGTTGGGGTATAATTTTTTACTGTATGATCATGTTTTTCCTGCTAATCGGCTTTTCGATAGACGGGTTGAATATTGTCGCACCGGCTTTTGCCGAAGAGCATGGACTGGAATACGCCGACGTGTTGTCCATGGCTACCTATGCCGGATTTGTAGGTCTTTTTGCTTATTATATCATCGGCAGGATTAACGTAAAGATTGGGGCCCGGTATACCTCCGGCATCTGCCTGATCGGTGCTGGCCTCTCCTATATGTTCTATGGCCATGCTCAGAGTCTGCTTCAATATGGCATTGGCTTGGCACTGGTGGTGAGCTTCATCAATGGGGCAGCCTACATAGCTGGAGGGTCTTTGGTGGTGCAGTGGTTCCCAAGGAAGAAAGGACTGGCTAACGGCCTGACTACTATGGGTCATCACATGGGTTCCGCTTTCTATGTTCCAATGATTGCATACCTGATTGGTTCAGTAGGCTTTGCCAAGGGAACCACCATGGCTGCCTTTATCGCCTTAGGGTTAGGAGTCATTGGACTCATTTTTATCCGCAATACGCCGCAGGAAAGAGGAATTTATCCAGACAATGTAAGTAAGGAGATTTACGAGGCGGAGTATTTTACAGAGACGGTAGATGAGACTTCCATTTGGACCGTACCGAAGTTGTTAAAGACAAAAGAACTGTGGCTGGTGGCAATGGTTGTAGGTATTAACCAGCTGGTGACCACCGGGGTCATGAGTCAGTTGGTTGTGCGAAATGTGGGTTTAGGTTTGTCTCAAAACACGGCTATCGCGCTGATGACGGTTTGTGCTGTCATTGGTTTTGCAGGGGGGTATGCGTTTGGTTGGATCGATCAGAAGCTAGGGGTTAAAAAAGCCATCCTCATCTTTCTGGCCTGGTACTGTGTGGCTCTGGCTATGAACATTACGGAAAATATGACGGCAGTATACATATCGGTATTTATGATGGGCTTTTCCATCGGCGGCGCAGCAAACTTTATTACCTCTCTGCCGGTATCTGTCTTTGGACGGCACGGCTTTGCCAAGGTTCACTCGGTATACTTTCCAATTATGAGTGCAATACTTTTCTCGAATTACACAATTAATGCCCAGGCCCTGAGACTGACGGGAAGCCTGAGAGGGTCTTACACCGTATTTTTAGGACTGCTGCTCTTTAATATGATTTTAATCAGCATCATTGATACGAAGAAATACAATAGAGATTACAAGAAAGAAGATGAACTTCTAAGCAAGTAA
- a CDS encoding BKACE family enzyme yields MLATRRSNHKNKVILTVALTGAIPSKKDNPGLPTQPEEIAQAAIQCYEAGASVAHIHVRDDEDKSSMCFEKFQETVTLIRAAKCPILLNLTTSGAQNQTYEDRVRPFRELKPELASFDAGTMNWLHSDVFMNEPKFLEFLGTEMQKANVKPEIEIFDMGMLNNALYYIKKGIIKEPPHFQLCLGAPGGMEATTESLLYLVNHLPEDCTWSTFGIGKGAMEITMAALALGGNIRVGLEDNVFYHYGQLANSNVDFVERVKRLAQEMNKTIATPEEAREILRLQ; encoded by the coding sequence ATGTTAGCAACAAGACGATCTAATCATAAAAATAAAGTTATTTTAACGGTGGCGCTGACCGGGGCAATACCAAGCAAGAAAGATAACCCTGGCCTGCCTACCCAGCCAGAGGAAATTGCACAGGCAGCGATTCAATGCTATGAAGCTGGGGCCAGTGTAGCACATATTCACGTGCGGGATGATGAAGATAAGTCCAGTATGTGTTTTGAAAAGTTTCAAGAGACTGTAACCCTTATACGGGCAGCCAAATGCCCTATTCTGTTGAACTTGACTACATCGGGCGCGCAGAATCAGACATACGAGGACCGGGTTCGGCCTTTTCGGGAGCTAAAGCCGGAGTTAGCTTCTTTTGATGCGGGCACGATGAACTGGCTCCATAGTGATGTATTTATGAACGAACCAAAGTTTCTAGAGTTTCTGGGAACAGAAATGCAAAAGGCCAATGTGAAGCCGGAGATTGAAATTTTTGATATGGGGATGTTAAACAATGCGCTCTACTACATCAAAAAAGGAATTATTAAAGAACCGCCGCACTTTCAGCTATGCCTCGGGGCTCCCGGCGGCATGGAAGCCACCACAGAGAGTCTGCTGTACTTAGTAAATCATCTGCCTGAAGATTGCACTTGGAGTACCTTTGGGATTGGCAAGGGAGCTATGGAAATCACTATGGCTGCTCTGGCGCTGGGAGGTAACATCCGGGTGGGCCTGGAGGATAATGTATTTTATCACTATGGGCAGTTGGCAAATTCCAATGTAGACTTTGTGGAACGGGTAAAAAGGCTGGCCCAGGAGATGAATAAGACCATCGCTACCCCAGAGGAAGCACGAGAGATTCTACGGTTGCAGTAA
- a CDS encoding sigma-54 interaction domain-containing protein has product MDQVLAICKIREKVKKLATQIEGPQSKELIKEVYDDLGVFLDTGIDFKEVVDALDDSIFITDKNGVCLYVNPAHLQNTGIEPEEVLSHSVADLIRDKVFTGGAALDVIKHEKKIFRLSTTYRTIPPRTGYAVGVPIFDDQQNLHQVVVSSRPILSLHALHDDYGKFLAALSEPKSAIQLMERPANEPARLVGASISLKKVWEIIDKVADTDATVLITGESGVGKEIVADEIYKKSNRCNKPFIKVNCASIPANLLESELFGYDKGAFSGANASGKQGLFELANNGTLLLDEIGDMPMDLQVKLLRAIQNKEITRIGGSRPISLDIRFIASTNSDLKNKIARGEFRSDLYYRLNVIPIHIPSLRERIADIKPLCDFFVKMYTEKHHKYIALSPEQITLFEHYSWPGNIRELENVIEYLTICSSGTGQADDDLIKGLLDISNTTHAAESPGATLNDSVESHEKALIEDALRKTKNLREAGALLHVNASTVSRKIKQYNINYEDIKARR; this is encoded by the coding sequence ATGGATCAGGTATTAGCCATTTGCAAAATTAGAGAAAAGGTAAAGAAGCTGGCGACTCAAATAGAAGGCCCTCAGTCCAAAGAGCTGATTAAAGAGGTTTACGATGACTTGGGTGTTTTTTTAGATACCGGCATTGACTTTAAGGAAGTCGTGGATGCCCTGGATGACAGTATTTTTATCACAGATAAAAATGGAGTCTGTCTATACGTAAATCCGGCCCACCTTCAAAACACTGGTATAGAGCCAGAGGAAGTACTCTCCCATTCTGTTGCCGACCTGATTCGGGATAAAGTCTTTACAGGGGGTGCTGCTCTGGACGTCATCAAACACGAAAAAAAGATTTTTCGTCTCTCTACTACCTATCGGACCATCCCTCCCCGTACAGGTTACGCCGTAGGTGTGCCCATTTTTGACGACCAGCAAAACCTGCATCAAGTGGTAGTCAGCAGTCGGCCTATTCTATCCCTCCACGCCCTCCACGATGACTATGGCAAATTCCTTGCTGCACTGAGCGAGCCCAAGTCCGCGATCCAGCTGATGGAGCGACCCGCTAATGAACCGGCCCGACTGGTAGGCGCCTCTATTTCCTTGAAAAAAGTCTGGGAAATTATTGATAAGGTGGCGGATACCGATGCCACGGTACTGATTACTGGAGAGTCTGGCGTAGGGAAGGAAATTGTCGCCGATGAAATCTACAAGAAAAGTAATCGGTGCAACAAGCCATTTATCAAAGTAAATTGTGCCTCTATTCCCGCCAACCTGCTGGAGTCAGAGCTCTTTGGATACGATAAAGGGGCGTTCTCTGGTGCCAATGCCTCTGGCAAGCAAGGCCTCTTCGAGTTAGCCAACAACGGCACCCTGCTGTTAGACGAAATTGGCGACATGCCCATGGATCTGCAAGTAAAATTACTGCGGGCTATTCAAAACAAGGAAATCACTCGAATCGGTGGTTCCAGGCCCATCTCTTTGGATATTCGCTTCATTGCTTCCACCAACAGCGATTTAAAAAACAAAATCGCCCGAGGGGAGTTCCGAAGTGACCTTTACTATCGGCTGAACGTTATTCCTATCCACATCCCTTCTTTACGGGAGCGGATTGCGGATATCAAACCCCTCTGTGATTTTTTTGTAAAAATGTACACAGAAAAACATCACAAATACATTGCTCTCAGCCCGGAACAGATAACGCTTTTTGAACATTATAGCTGGCCAGGTAATATTCGAGAGCTGGAAAACGTCATTGAATATTTGACTATTTGCAGCTCTGGCACCGGACAGGCCGACGACGACCTCATAAAGGGACTTCTGGATATTTCCAACACCACTCATGCTGCGGAAAGTCCTGGTGCAACCTTAAACGACTCTGTGGAATCCCATGAAAAGGCCTTAATCGAAGATGCTTTGCGAAAAACGAAAAACCTTCGTGAAGCAGGCGCCCTTCTCCATGTGAACGCCTCTACTGTTTCACGGAAAATTAAACAGTACAATATTAATTATGAAGACATTAAAGCCCGGCGGTAA
- a CDS encoding cyclase family protein — translation MGKLKLVDLSHPFGQGNPLWPSNGDFHIDRVQHMPMHYRLLQTFNDFHMHNSTHADSPSHVIPEGAYTHELPLENYYGDAVIVSIPKKRWELITVEDLENATPEIREGDIVIINTGSHKYWGENDNYFMYSPGLSIEGAKWLVEKKIKGLGVDMQALDHPCYTYMIDHGPGPFVPRLIDEYTKEFGHPPIEDFPEWEPVHDILLRNNVMGFENVGGDIEMVTGKRCTISAFPLRWWKGDGSIVRMVAFIDEDDVVPGVTTREYKYGVY, via the coding sequence ATGGGAAAATTAAAATTAGTTGATTTATCACATCCTTTTGGACAGGGAAATCCACTTTGGCCGTCAAACGGCGATTTTCATATTGACCGAGTACAGCATATGCCAATGCATTACAGATTACTGCAAACCTTTAACGATTTTCATATGCACAACAGCACACATGCCGACTCTCCGTCTCACGTTATTCCAGAAGGAGCCTATACCCACGAGCTGCCGCTGGAGAACTATTACGGAGACGCCGTTATCGTCAGCATTCCAAAGAAAAGATGGGAGCTAATCACGGTAGAGGATTTGGAAAATGCTACGCCGGAAATCCGCGAAGGCGATATCGTCATCATCAATACCGGAAGTCATAAGTATTGGGGCGAAAATGACAATTACTTTATGTACAGCCCAGGGTTGTCCATCGAAGGGGCTAAATGGCTGGTAGAGAAGAAAATCAAAGGCTTGGGCGTGGATATGCAGGCGCTGGACCACCCGTGCTATACATACATGATTGACCACGGTCCGGGACCATTTGTGCCAAGGCTTATCGACGAATATACCAAAGAGTTCGGCCATCCGCCAATCGAGGATTTCCCAGAATGGGAGCCGGTTCACGATATCCTGCTCAGAAACAATGTCATGGGTTTTGAAAATGTAGGCGGTGACATCGAGATGGTCACAGGAAAGAGATGCACCATCTCCGCCTTCCCATTGAGATGGTGGAAGGGTGATGGTTCCATTGTCCGCATGGTAGCCTTTATTGATGAGGATGACGTGGTACCGGGTGTAACCACCAGAGAATATAAGTATGGGGTATATTAA
- a CDS encoding 3-hydroxyacyl-CoA dehydrogenase family protein: protein MTSCKKIAVLGAGKMGLGITQLFASKGHPVKVIYVFDDKKRGNALDILKDNLNTLYENGVIQQEQIQETLDRITFTESLEEAADFADIIFECIVEDLQVKQHYFEQLDRLCPASTVLASNTSAISITEIAENAEHKERIIGTHYWNPAYLIPLVEVIRTKYVSEETVSATYELLAEVGKKPVIVKKDVPGFLANRMQHALFREALSIVEQGIAEPKDVDDAIKYGFGMRLGISAPMEVMDMGGLDLTYSIHNYLFPHLEDSHQPLAYLTERMEKGELGFKTGKGLQEWPPEKIAQTQKNLTEGLIKVAKALDRL from the coding sequence ATGACATCATGTAAAAAAATCGCCGTTTTAGGTGCAGGAAAAATGGGTTTGGGTATCACCCAGCTGTTTGCCAGCAAAGGCCATCCGGTTAAAGTCATCTACGTCTTTGACGACAAGAAGCGCGGCAATGCCCTGGATATTTTAAAAGATAATCTGAATACCCTATACGAAAATGGGGTCATTCAACAGGAACAGATTCAGGAGACCCTGGACCGGATTACCTTTACAGAGAGTCTGGAGGAAGCAGCGGACTTCGCCGATATCATCTTTGAATGTATTGTAGAGGACTTGCAGGTAAAGCAGCATTATTTTGAACAGCTGGACCGGCTTTGTCCGGCTAGTACCGTTCTGGCGTCCAACACCTCGGCCATCAGCATTACAGAAATTGCAGAAAATGCAGAGCACAAGGAACGGATTATCGGTACCCATTATTGGAATCCCGCTTATCTGATTCCTTTGGTAGAAGTCATTCGCACGAAATATGTATCAGAAGAGACGGTATCTGCTACCTATGAACTTTTGGCGGAGGTAGGCAAGAAGCCGGTTATTGTGAAAAAGGATGTACCGGGCTTTCTGGCCAACCGTATGCAGCATGCCCTATTTAGGGAGGCTCTGTCCATCGTGGAACAGGGTATCGCCGAACCGAAGGATGTAGATGATGCCATCAAATATGGATTTGGTATGCGCCTGGGGATTTCTGCACCAATGGAGGTCATGGATATGGGCGGATTGGATTTAACGTATTCTATCCACAACTATTTATTTCCGCATTTGGAAGATTCCCACCAGCCGCTGGCCTATCTGACAGAACGGATGGAGAAGGGAGAGCTGGGCTTTAAAACGGGAAAAGGCTTACAAGAATGGCCGCCGGAAAAAATTGCTCAAACTCAGAAAAATCTTACAGAAGGGCTGATTAAAGTGGCGAAAGCCCTAGATCGGCTGTAA
- the larC gene encoding nickel pincer cofactor biosynthesis protein LarC: protein MKILYIDCSSGISGDMTLGALADVSGQEKYLMEELKKLNLPGYELIIEKKRKNAIQMTDVDVRITAQEEEEERNFYEICQIIDASGVTDKAKTLSKKIFLEIAEAEAKVHGKPLEHVHFHEVGAVDSIVDIVGTAILVDWINPDKIIFSPLHDGHGFVTCRHGIIPVPVPAVAAMLEGSGIPVISEEVDTELVTPTGCGIVKCLADEIGSVKEGWTIDKVGYGMGKKETGLFGALRMMLGTSI, encoded by the coding sequence ATGAAGATACTTTATATAGATTGCTCCTCTGGCATCAGCGGAGACATGACTTTGGGCGCTTTGGCAGACGTTAGCGGACAAGAGAAATACTTGATGGAGGAATTAAAAAAGTTAAATCTTCCTGGGTATGAACTAATCATAGAAAAGAAGAGAAAAAACGCCATTCAGATGACGGATGTAGATGTACGTATTACTGCTCAAGAGGAAGAAGAGGAACGAAACTTCTATGAGATTTGCCAGATTATTGACGCCAGCGGCGTTACCGATAAGGCGAAGACACTAAGTAAGAAGATTTTCCTGGAGATTGCAGAAGCAGAGGCTAAGGTTCACGGAAAGCCTTTGGAGCACGTTCACTTTCACGAAGTAGGAGCAGTTGATTCCATTGTGGATATTGTGGGTACTGCCATTTTGGTGGATTGGATAAACCCCGATAAGATTATATTTTCTCCGCTCCACGATGGACATGGTTTCGTCACGTGCAGGCATGGCATTATTCCGGTGCCTGTACCCGCTGTAGCGGCCATGCTGGAAGGCAGCGGTATCCCAGTGATTAGTGAAGAGGTGGACACCGAGCTAGTCACGCCGACGGGCTGTGGTATTGTTAAGTGCCTGGCAGATGAAATCGGTTCGGTGAAGGAAGGCTGGACGATTGACAAGGTGGGTTATGGCATGGGTAAGAAGGAGACCGGGCTTTTCGGTGCTCTGCGGATGATGCTCGGAACCTCTATATAA
- a CDS encoding LysR family transcriptional regulator, which produces MNLRQLTYFKKLAELQHYTKASSELFISQPSLSYAISSLEQELGTPLFQKQGRNVVLTKYGKEFYRHVSKGLTEIETGVQLLKKHSSVETGHIDMGVIPTMTGDFMPRMIQEYLTVHPQTDFQIFPNYTKEVIEGVRNGTYDLGICSMDENESSLVYIPVFIQNFVVIARKDHEFAQKEWVDPEELEDHPFMTYRPALPIGKAVRNMFQEHQVVPDIIRTFDDETTIGGMVHHNFGMAVVADTPLLRQFDLAVIPIHSPLNHRIIYLAHHKDRFLTDSVSAFISYMTEKAKASISSL; this is translated from the coding sequence ATGAATCTGAGACAACTGACCTATTTTAAAAAGCTGGCAGAATTGCAGCATTATACCAAGGCCTCCTCAGAGCTGTTCATCAGTCAACCTAGCCTGAGCTATGCCATTTCCAGCTTGGAACAGGAGCTGGGTACCCCCCTCTTTCAGAAGCAAGGGCGAAACGTCGTATTAACCAAATATGGCAAAGAGTTTTACCGCCATGTATCAAAAGGTCTCACCGAGATTGAAACAGGAGTCCAACTGCTAAAAAAGCACAGCAGTGTGGAAACGGGGCACATCGACATGGGAGTCATTCCCACTATGACAGGGGATTTCATGCCCCGTATGATTCAGGAGTATCTAACTGTGCACCCACAGACGGATTTTCAAATTTTCCCTAATTATACAAAAGAGGTGATTGAAGGTGTCAGAAATGGAACTTATGACTTAGGAATCTGCTCCATGGATGAAAATGAATCCTCTTTAGTTTATATCCCGGTATTTATTCAAAACTTCGTCGTTATTGCCAGAAAAGACCACGAATTTGCCCAGAAAGAATGGGTGGATCCAGAAGAGTTAGAAGACCATCCCTTTATGACCTATCGACCAGCCCTTCCCATTGGCAAGGCGGTGCGAAATATGTTTCAAGAACATCAGGTGGTGCCAGATATTATTCGGACCTTTGACGACGAAACCACGATTGGAGGCATGGTCCATCATAACTTTGGCATGGCCGTAGTAGCCGATACACCGCTGCTGCGACAGTTTGACTTGGCGGTAATACCGATTCATTCCCCCCTAAATCATCGAATCATTTACCTTGCCCATCACAAAGATCGATTTCTAACAGATTCCGTCTCTGCTTTTATCTCCTATATGACGGAAAAAGCGAAGGCCTCTATCTCCAGCCTGTAA
- a CDS encoding L-lactate MFS transporter: protein MDLVTQKTEENRVLIFSAAFIVIFCCSASAAFSVFSVPLQNATGANAAQVALTLTIYQSFMALFGIISGKIVDRFGPRMLMYAGGLIFGLGWLLTAFVNTLPLLYLTCGFIAGAGNGLLYNPSINTALKWYPEKRGTMSGILLGSASLGPLVLAKAGALLCEQFGTKGFIYIGLAYWILIWLVGWKMKAPEAGWKPAGFQQLAASGVTSLQRDFTPGEMLRTGKFWLMLVLFAISCTSGIMMIGSLSKIAQIQLAITPLAAANFVAINCLSNFCGRLIVGRFCDKTGELKTLLGILVVTIIGLFGLRIATTQMLFIFFLILLGASFGGVLVVFPPLTSKTFGVKNFGINYGIMFFAYAIGSLVGPQIAANAVNDSLGVHAYSMAYIVAIGVAALGILVDVIMIISQSGKKAIQ, encoded by the coding sequence ATGGATTTAGTCACACAAAAAACGGAGGAGAACAGAGTACTTATTTTCTCGGCAGCATTTATTGTTATATTCTGCTGTTCTGCTTCCGCAGCATTTTCAGTTTTTTCAGTACCCCTTCAAAACGCTACGGGGGCTAATGCGGCTCAAGTCGCCCTAACCCTGACCATCTATCAGTCTTTCATGGCCTTGTTCGGGATTATTTCGGGAAAGATTGTAGACCGATTTGGTCCGCGGATGTTGATGTACGCAGGCGGGCTTATTTTTGGCTTGGGCTGGCTGTTGACGGCCTTTGTAAACACCTTGCCGCTGCTGTATTTAACTTGTGGCTTTATTGCTGGTGCAGGAAACGGGCTCTTGTACAATCCATCCATCAACACGGCCTTAAAGTGGTATCCGGAAAAGAGAGGAACGATGTCCGGTATTCTGCTAGGATCGGCATCCTTAGGACCTTTGGTCCTAGCCAAAGCAGGCGCGTTGCTTTGTGAACAATTTGGCACAAAAGGTTTTATTTATATTGGTCTGGCCTACTGGATTCTAATCTGGTTAGTGGGCTGGAAGATGAAAGCCCCAGAAGCGGGCTGGAAACCAGCAGGGTTTCAGCAGCTGGCTGCCAGCGGGGTTACATCTCTGCAACGGGATTTTACCCCAGGCGAGATGCTCCGCACAGGCAAGTTCTGGCTCATGCTAGTGCTCTTTGCTATATCCTGCACATCAGGTATTATGATGATTGGTTCATTGTCCAAGATTGCTCAGATACAACTGGCTATTACCCCTTTAGCTGCTGCTAACTTTGTAGCTATTAACTGCCTGTCCAACTTTTGCGGACGATTGATTGTAGGGCGGTTCTGTGATAAGACCGGAGAACTGAAGACTTTGCTGGGAATTTTGGTGGTGACTATTATCGGCCTGTTTGGCTTAAGAATAGCTACCACGCAAATGCTCTTCATTTTCTTCCTAATTCTGTTGGGGGCTTCTTTCGGCGGCGTGCTGGTGGTATTTCCACCATTGACTTCAAAGACTTTTGGCGTAAAGAACTTCGGTATCAATTACGGCATCATGTTTTTTGCTTATGCGATTGGCTCCCTGGTGGGACCACAGATTGCAGCCAATGCGGTTAACGACAGCCTGGGAGTCCACGCTTACAGCATGGCCTATATAGTCGCCATCGGTGTGGCGGCACTTGGTATTCTAGTAGACGTCATCATGATAATCAGTCAAAGCGGTAAAAAAGCGATACAATAA